In a single window of the Raphanus sativus cultivar WK10039 chromosome 9, ASM80110v3, whole genome shotgun sequence genome:
- the LOC108836779 gene encoding anther-specific protein BCP1-like, translating into MAPLPLLLLLLLFVTASAVMVSAAEKPPPTTTAEAPAATTPTDVEEVPAGDDNAIGNTDDDAAATPGDDDVAVAGPIGSDSSYEKYPPAQQTQTSGSCVTCTIGFAVISAATVGSLFLIF; encoded by the coding sequence ATGGCGCCCCTTCCCCtacttctcctccttctcctcttcGTCACCGCCTCCGCCGTGATGGTATCAGCGGCAGAGAAACCACCACCTACGACCACAGCCGAAGCCCCCGCCGCAACAACTCCAACCGATGTAGAGGAGGTTCCAGCTGGAGACGACAACGCCATCGGAAATACTGACGACGATGCAGCTGCTACTCCCGGAGATGATGACGTGGCAGTCGCGGGTCCTATCGGAAGCGATTCTTCGTACGAAAAATATCCGCCGGCTCAGCAAACGCAAACTTCCGGAAGCTGTGTGACATGCACGATTGGATTTGCTGTTATCTCTGCTGCCACGGTTGGATCGCTCTTCTTGATTTTCTGA
- the LOC108823750 gene encoding ultraviolet-B receptor UVR8 produces MDATRSGGTPGLQYHNLPEQPVASPPPPLVTPFQRQKRHCFGEDSTPGEFPLAASPSIVLHVLTECRLDPHDLANLEATCSFFSQPANFAPDCSLSLPELAALDMCNKRTVFKPMKEQEREETKRRCGGSWKLVLRFLLAGEACCRREKSQAIAGPGHSIAVTSKGQVYTFGYNNSGQLGHGHTDEEPRILPIRSLQGIRIIQAAAGAGRTMLISDDGSVYACGKDLFGEAEYVGGGQGSSRPVTTTPRLVTSLKNIFVVQAAIGNFFTAVLSREGKVYTFSWGNDSRLGHQTEANDLEPRPLLGPLENVPVVQIAAGYCYLLALACQPNGMSVYSVGCGLGGKLGHGSKTDEKHPRVIEQFKVLNLQPRVVAAGAWHAAVVGQDGRVCTWGWGRYGCLGHGNEECESVPKVVEGLSRVKAVHVATGDYTTFVVSEDGDVYSFGCGESASLGHHPVLDEQGSRNGNVLSPAVVTSLKQAKERVVQISLTNSIYWNAHTFALTESGKLFAFGAGDKGQLGAELGRDQTERCLPEKVDIDLS; encoded by the exons ATGGATGCTACAAGGAGTGGAGGAACTCCAGGTTTACAGTATCATAACTTACCAGAGCAACCGGTTGcttctcctccacctcctcttGTGACTCCATTTCAGAGACAAAAACGTCATTGCTTTGGAGAAGACTCAACTCCTGGAGAGTTTCCTTTAGCAGCTAGCCCTTCCATTGTCCTTCATGTTCTCACTGAATGTAGATTAGATCCTCATGACCTCGCCAATCTTGAG GCAACATGCTCCTTCTTTAGCCAGCCAGCAAACTTTGCACCGGACTGTAGTCTATCCCTACCGGAGCTCGCTGCTCTCGACATGTGTAATAAAAGGACGGTTTTCAAGCCGATGAAGGAACAAGAGCGTGAAGAAACGAAACGTAGATGCGGAGGATCATGGAAACTGGTGCTTAGGTTCTTGCTGGCTGGTGAAGCGTGTTGTAGAAGAGAGAAATCTCAAGCTATCGCTGGTCCTGGTCACAGCATTGCCGTCACATCCAAAGGACAAGTCTACACCTTCGGTTATAATAACTCTGGACAGCTAGGACATGGCCATACCGACGAAGAACCTCGGATTTTGCCCATCAG ATCGTTGCAGGGAATCAGAATCATCCAAGCAGCAGCTGGAGCTGGTCGGACGATGCTGATAAGCGACGATGGGAGTGTTTACGCTTGTGGGAAAGATTTGTTCGGTGAAGCTGAGTACGTCGGAGGAGGGCAAGGGAGCAGCAGACCGGTTACAACAACTCCTCGGCTCGTGACATCTTTAAAGAACATCTTCGTTGTGCAAGCAGCTATCGGCAACTTCTTCACGGCTGTTTTGTCCAGAGAAGGAAAGGTTTATACGTTCTCGTGGGGTAATGACAGTAGGCTCGGTCACCAGACCGAGGCTAATGATCTCGAGCCACGTCCTTTGTTAGGTCCGCTAGAGAATGTACCTGTTGTTCAGATTGCTGCTGGTTATTGCTACCTTCTTGCCTTAGCTTGTCAACCAAATGGCAT GTCGGTTTATTCGGTTGGATGCGGTTTAGGAGGCAAGCTTGGTCACGGGTCGAAAACCGATGAGAAGCATCCTCGGGTTATTGAGCAGTTTAAGGTATTGAATCTGCAGCCTAGGGTGGTCGCAGCGGGTGCTTGGCATGCGGCGGTGGTTGGTCAAGATGGAAGAGTGTGCACTTGGGGTTGGGGAAGATACGGCTGCTTAGGACACGGTAACGAGGAGTGTGAGTCAGTGCCTAAAGTTGTTGAAGGGCTAAGCCGTGTTAAGGCGGTTCACGTCGCGACGGGAGATTACACTACTTTCGTGGTCTCGGAAGATGGCGATGTGTACTCTTTCGGTTGTGGTGAATCTGCTAGTCTCGGCCACCATCCAGTCCTTGATGAACAG ggtAGTAGAAATGGGAATGTGCTGAGTCCAGCGGTGGTAACATCGCTGAAACAAGCGAAGGAGCGGGTGGTTCAGATTAGTCTAACGAACTCGATATATTGGAACGCTCATACCTTTGCGCTCACGGAATCGGGGAAGCTGTTCGCGTTTGGTGCGGGTGATAAGGGTCAGCTTGGAGCAGAGCTTGGTCGTGACCAGACAGAAAGGTGTTTACCTGAGAAAGTAGATATCGACCTCAGTTAG
- the LOC108824297 gene encoding regulator of G-protein signaling 1, whose protein sequence is MVNGCAKRGGCPSDYVAVSIAVICFFVLLSRSFLPCLIHKAPRNNSSSFWIPVIQVFSSFNLLFATVMSINLLQFKTKHWWQYCYLWSVWVQGPLGFGLLMSCRITQAFQLYFIFVKKRLPPVKSYIFLPLVLLPWIFGSAIIQAKRPLDSQCHMGLEWTLPVTGLHALYVLALLALTRAIRHVEFRFDELKDLWKGILVSATSVALWVTSFVLNEIHTDTSWLQVASRFVLLVTGGILVIVFFSMSSHQPLLSQISFKKREHFEFPRMGLALGIPDSGLLFRKEEFRPVDPNEPLDKLLLNKRFRKSFMEFADSCYAGETLHFYEEVYEHGKIPEGDSIRRIYMARHIMEKFIVAGAEMEVNVSHKTRQEILTTQDLTHTDLFKNALNEVMHLIKMNLVRDYWSSIFFIKFKEEETMDKEGWSFSPPRMSSSVQGSDDPFYQEHMSKSSTTSRCSSPGQRL, encoded by the exons ATGGTGAATGGATGTGCTAAACGAGGTGGTTGTCCTAGCGATTACGTCGCCGTTTCAATAGCAGTCATCTGCTTCTTCGT GCTGCTGTCTCGATCGTTCTTACCATGTTTGATACACAAGGCTCCTCGTAATAACAGTAGCAGTTTCTGGATCCCTGTCATTCAAGTCTTCTCCAGCTTCAACCTTCTCTTCGCTACTGTG ATGTCCATTAATCTGCTTCAGTTCAAGACGAAACACTGGTGGCAATATTGCTACCTTTGGTCAG TGTGGGTCCAAGGACCACTTGGGTTCGGTTTACTGATGAGCTGCCGTATAACTCAGGCCTTTCAACTATACTTCATATTTGTCAA GAAACGTCTACCTCCTGTTAAATCATACATATTTCTTCCACTTGTTTTATTACCATGGATCTTTGGATCTGCAA TTATCCAGGCAAAAAGGCCTCTGGACTCTCAATGCCACATGGGTCTTGAATGGACTTTACCAGTTACAGGCCTACATGCTCTTTACGTCCTTGCTTTGCTTGCTTTAACAAGAGCTATACGTCACGTGGAGTTTCGTTTTGATGAGCTTAAGGATCTCTGGAAAGGGATTCTCGTCTCAGCTACTTCAGTCGCTTTATGGGTAACATCATTTGTGTTGAATGAGATTCATACAGACACCTCTTGGCTTCAAGTGGCTTCAAGATTTGTGCTCTTAGTCACG GGTGGTATTCTTGTCATTGTCTTCTTTTCCATGTCGAGTCACCAACCTCTTCTCTCACAAATCAGCTTTAAGAAGAGAGAACACTTCGAGTTTCCAAGAATGGGTCTAGCTCTAGGCATTCCTGATAGTGGACTACTGTTTCGTAAGGAGGAGTTTCGACCCGTTGATCCAAACGAGCCACTTGATAAGCTTCTTCTCAATAAAAGGTTTCGCAAGTCGTTTATGGAGTTCGCTGATAG CTGCTATGCTGGAGAAACATTGCATTTCTATGAAGAAGTATATGAACATGGCAAAATCCCGGAAGGTGATTCTATAAGAAGAATCTACATGGCTAGACATATCATGGAGAAGTTCATCGTCGCAG GAGCGGAAATGGAAGTGAACGTATCACATAAAACCAGGCAAGAGATCTTAACCACTCAAGATCTAACTCACACTGATCTCTTCAAGAATGCGTTAAACGAAGTGATGCATTTGATCAAGATG AACTTAGTGAGAGATTACTGGtcatccatcttcttcatcaagttcaaggaagaAGAGACAATGGATAAGGAAGGATGGAGTTTCTCTCCTCCAAGGATGAGTTCATCAGTTCAAGGCTCTGATGATCCTTTCTATCAAGAACATATGTCAAAGAGTTCCACCACTTCTAGATGCAGCAGTCCTGGTCAAAGACTATAA